Proteins from one Piscinibacter lacus genomic window:
- a CDS encoding ABC transporter transmembrane domain-containing protein encodes MSPASPASPDAAGRRLSPLRGLLPFFRPYRGRVLLAALFLVLAAASTLAFPVALKALVDQGFIAADPGERLFALRGHFLALFGVGVALAVFSAARFYMVSWIGERVTADLRNAVYRHVLKQSPQFFESTQVGEVLSRLTTDTTLVQTLVGSSLSMGLRNTVMGLGALAMLIVTNPVVMAQVLGILVGVVLPAIWAGRKVRRLSRASQDRVADSSAIAAEVLGAIPVVQAHGQEAREASRFDDATERAFGTAVKRSRLRAVLVAFIIAATFAALLWGLYQGTQAVVRGEITAGHLGQTIVYVIIFVGSVAVLAEVWGDLLRAAGASERLLELLHGISPIQEPRDAQALPARDPAGVALRLEGLRFAYPSRPDTLALDGFDLSVRPGETVALVGPSGAGKSTLFQLLLRFYEPQQGSIDLDGVPIALLRLGDLRSRIGLVPQDSTVFSTSALENIRYGRPDASEAEVLAAATAAQADGFLRALPEGYATYLGERGVRLSGGQRQRIAIARAILKNAPLLLLDEATSALDTESERAVQAALTEAMRGRTTLVIAHRLSTVQHADRIVVMEQGRIVDIGRHAELLGRCALYTRLAAVQFEGDGDPA; translated from the coding sequence ATGAGCCCCGCATCCCCCGCCTCCCCCGACGCCGCCGGCCGCCGCCTCAGCCCGCTGCGCGGCCTGCTGCCCTTTTTCCGCCCCTACCGCGGACGGGTGCTGCTGGCCGCACTCTTCCTGGTGCTGGCCGCGGCCAGCACCCTGGCCTTTCCGGTGGCGCTCAAGGCCCTGGTCGACCAGGGCTTCATCGCCGCCGACCCGGGCGAGCGCCTGTTCGCGCTGCGCGGCCACTTCCTGGCCCTGTTCGGCGTGGGCGTGGCGCTCGCGGTGTTCTCGGCCGCGCGCTTCTACATGGTGAGCTGGATCGGCGAACGCGTGACGGCCGACCTGCGCAATGCCGTCTACCGCCATGTGCTGAAGCAAAGCCCCCAGTTCTTCGAATCGACCCAGGTCGGCGAGGTGCTCTCGCGCCTGACCACCGACACCACGCTGGTCCAGACCCTGGTCGGCTCCAGCCTGTCCATGGGCCTGCGCAACACGGTGATGGGCCTGGGCGCCCTGGCCATGCTCATCGTCACCAACCCGGTGGTGATGGCGCAGGTGCTGGGCATCCTGGTGGGCGTGGTGCTGCCGGCGATCTGGGCCGGGCGCAAGGTGCGGCGCCTCTCCCGCGCCAGCCAGGACCGCGTGGCCGACAGCAGCGCCATCGCCGCCGAGGTGCTGGGTGCCATCCCGGTCGTGCAGGCCCACGGCCAGGAGGCGCGCGAGGCCAGCCGCTTCGACGATGCGACCGAACGCGCCTTCGGCACCGCCGTCAAGCGCAGCCGCCTGCGCGCGGTGCTGGTGGCCTTCATCATCGCGGCCACCTTCGCGGCCCTGCTCTGGGGCCTGTACCAGGGCACCCAGGCCGTGGTGCGCGGCGAGATCACGGCCGGCCACCTGGGCCAGACCATCGTCTACGTGATCATCTTCGTCGGCTCCGTGGCCGTGCTGGCCGAGGTCTGGGGCGACCTGCTGCGCGCGGCCGGCGCCAGCGAGAGGCTGCTGGAGCTGCTGCACGGCATCTCGCCCATCCAGGAGCCGCGCGACGCCCAGGCCCTGCCCGCACGCGACCCGGCCGGCGTCGCCCTGCGGCTCGAAGGCCTGCGCTTTGCCTACCCCTCGCGGCCCGACACCCTGGCGCTGGACGGCTTTGACCTGAGCGTGCGCCCGGGCGAGACCGTGGCCCTGGTCGGCCCCAGCGGGGCCGGCAAGAGCACGCTGTTCCAGTTGCTGCTGCGCTTCTACGAGCCGCAGCAGGGCAGCATCGACCTCGACGGCGTGCCCATCGCCCTGCTGCGCCTGGGCGACCTGCGCAGCCGCATCGGCCTGGTGCCGCAGGACTCGACCGTGTTCTCGACCAGCGCGCTGGAGAACATCCGCTACGGCCGGCCCGACGCCAGCGAGGCCGAGGTGCTGGCCGCTGCCACCGCCGCCCAGGCCGACGGCTTCCTGCGCGCGCTGCCCGAGGGCTATGCCACCTACCTGGGCGAGCGCGGCGTGCGCCTTTCGGGCGGCCAGCGCCAGCGCATCGCGATCGCCCGGGCCATCCTGAAGAACGCGCCGCTGCTGCTGCTGGACGAGGCCACCAGCGCGCTCGACACCGAGAGCGAACGCGCCGTGCAGGCCGCGCTGACCGAGGCCATGCGCGGCCGCACCACGCTCGTCATCGCCCACCGCCTGTCCACCGTGCAGCATGCCGACCGCATCGTGGTGATGGAGCAGGGTCGCATCGTCGACATCGGCCGCCATGCCGAGCTGCTGGGCCGCTGCGCGCTGTATACGCGGCTGGCGGCGGTGCAGTTCGAGGGGGACGGAGACCCCGCCTGA
- a CDS encoding carotenoid 1,2-hydratase has protein sequence MSPRLPRRPMLLGLGGLVLGVPPTGRAAGAAVPPLHTSLPLRLPRDHGAHPAWRTEWWYLTGWLGRGAQPLDDPAPWGFQLTFFRRRGPAPADHPSRFAARQILSAHAALTPPGGPGLRHAEALARSGFGAAEAAEDDTRVHLRDWRLLRVAAPGRPVEGPGHHYLAEWSAGGMRARLRCESTQPVLFQGERGWSRKGPDPEQASLYLSEPQLQVHGELQVDGRRHTLSGRAWLDHEWSEALLHPEAVGWDWAGINLHDGGALTVFRLRRADGSTLWAGGSHRPAGTTEARAFAPGELRFHPGRLWRSPASGARYPVTWTIESPAGRHTLRARLDAQELDGRASTGAVYWEGLSDVFEAGGRPVGRGYLEMTGYAAALKL, from the coding sequence ATGAGCCCCCGCCTGCCACGCCGCCCGATGCTGCTGGGCCTGGGCGGGCTGGTCCTGGGCGTGCCGCCGACCGGCCGGGCCGCCGGGGCCGCGGTGCCGCCGCTGCACACCAGCCTGCCGCTGCGCCTGCCGCGCGACCACGGCGCCCATCCCGCCTGGCGCACCGAGTGGTGGTACCTGACCGGCTGGCTCGGCCGGGGCGCGCAGCCGCTCGACGACCCGGCCCCCTGGGGCTTCCAGCTCACCTTCTTCCGCCGCCGCGGGCCGGCGCCGGCCGACCATCCCAGCCGCTTCGCGGCGCGGCAGATCCTGTCGGCCCACGCCGCCCTCACGCCGCCCGGCGGACCCGGCCTGCGCCACGCCGAGGCCCTGGCCCGCAGCGGCTTCGGTGCCGCCGAGGCGGCCGAGGACGACACCCGCGTCCACCTGCGCGACTGGCGCCTGCTGCGCGTGGCCGCCCCCGGCCGGCCGGTCGAGGGACCGGGCCACCACTACCTGGCCGAATGGTCGGCGGGCGGCATGCGCGCGCGGCTGCGCTGCGAGAGCACGCAGCCGGTGCTCTTCCAGGGCGAGCGCGGCTGGTCGCGCAAGGGGCCGGACCCCGAGCAGGCCAGCCTCTACCTGAGCGAGCCGCAGCTCCAGGTCCACGGCGAGCTGCAGGTCGACGGCCGCCGCCACACGCTCAGCGGCCGCGCCTGGCTGGACCATGAATGGAGCGAGGCCCTGCTGCACCCCGAGGCCGTCGGCTGGGACTGGGCCGGCATCAACCTGCACGACGGCGGCGCGCTGACCGTCTTCCGCCTGCGCCGTGCCGACGGCAGCACGCTGTGGGCCGGCGGCAGCCACCGGCCGGCCGGCACGACCGAGGCCCGCGCCTTCGCGCCGGGCGAGCTTCGTTTCCACCCCGGCCGGCTCTGGCGCAGCCCGGCCAGCGGAGCCCGCTACCCCGTCACCTGGACGATCGAGAGCCCCGCCGGCCGCCACACCTTGCGCGCCCGGCTCGATGCGCAGGAGCTGGACGGCCGCGCCTCCACCGGCGCCGTCTACTGGGAGGGGCTGTCGGACGTGTTCGAGGCCGGCGGCCGGCCGGTCGGCCGCGGCTACCTGGAGATGACGGGCTACGCCGCCGCCTTGAAGCTGTGA
- a CDS encoding FtsX-like permease family protein has translation MLAAPSLFTLLRTVSRPVWRAQRLRQGLAALAVALGVALAFAVHLIHGSALDAFESAGRRADAAPDWVLQAAAGEFDEGVLAELLALPAVAQALPLLEARLQAAGPGQPALRVLGLDALAAASLAPTLLPRPQDREPLAALDPGLIFLNAAAQQALGLAPGATLRLIGPGGQTVDLTVAGDFADAGPPLAVMDLAGLQPLADRLGRLSRIELRLAEGVDREAFRSDWQQRHPPEAGLQLQSAADRASRLAGASRAYRVNLTVLAGIALFTGAFLVHAVLALAVAQRLPQLALLGVLGVPAALRRRLVLAESALIGGFGSVAGLLMGAGLAWLALRLLGGDLGGGYFPAAAEQGRGLQVGLAATLIHGSLGLGAALVGGWGPARAAEGLAPTQVLKGVATLDGPAASRLRAWAGPLLLPAGLLLSLLPPLAGLPLGAYLGIALMLLGGIACVPGLARLLPAPAWAQGPARAPGAAGWHTLLGLALARARRQRGQATVVVAGVVASLALSVALTVMVGSFRGAVSDWLDAVLPAALYARLAPVAGETPPLPPGLREAAAALPGVRGVDTLQSLALQIDPARPAVMLIARSLPERPEDALPLIGPPWRGRAPEPAVWVSEAFARLHGSQPGDRLLLPLPDAAGRHRPVALRVHGIWRDYARQHGALVIDRRDHLALGGRDDAQDLAISLDEGVSADAVAEALRAAAARLPGGQGLELQRADGIRQLSLDIFDRSFAITRWLQAVAIGIGLFGVAASLSAQVLARRREFGLLLHLGFSRRQLLGLVTAEAAVWALLGIVLGLALGLAIAAVLILVVNPQSFHWTLPMQIDPLPLAGLALAVLAATVAAAAAAARRALRVDPVRAVREDLG, from the coding sequence ATGTTGGCGGCCCCTTCCCTGTTCACCTTGCTGCGCACGGTCTCGCGCCCGGTCTGGCGGGCGCAGCGCCTGCGGCAGGGGCTGGCGGCGCTGGCGGTGGCGCTGGGGGTGGCGCTGGCTTTTGCGGTGCACCTGATCCATGGTTCGGCGCTGGATGCCTTCGAATCCGCCGGACGGCGGGCGGATGCCGCGCCCGACTGGGTGCTGCAGGCGGCAGCCGGCGAATTCGACGAGGGCGTGCTGGCCGAGCTGCTGGCCCTGCCCGCGGTGGCCCAGGCCCTGCCGCTGCTTGAAGCGCGGCTGCAAGCCGCCGGGCCGGGCCAGCCCGCGCTGCGGGTGCTGGGCCTGGACGCGCTGGCCGCGGCTTCGCTGGCGCCCACCCTGCTCCCCCGCCCGCAGGACCGCGAGCCCCTCGCCGCCCTCGACCCCGGCCTGATCTTCCTGAATGCCGCCGCCCAGCAGGCCCTGGGCCTGGCGCCCGGCGCGACGCTGCGCCTGATCGGACCCGGCGGCCAGACCGTGGACCTGACCGTGGCCGGCGACTTTGCCGATGCCGGCCCGCCGCTGGCCGTGATGGACCTGGCCGGCCTGCAGCCGCTGGCCGACCGGCTGGGCCGGCTCAGCCGCATCGAGCTGCGTCTGGCCGAGGGCGTGGACCGCGAGGCTTTCCGCAGCGACTGGCAGCAACGCCATCCGCCCGAGGCCGGCTTGCAGCTCCAGAGCGCGGCCGACCGGGCCAGCCGTCTGGCGGGCGCCTCGCGGGCCTACCGGGTGAATCTGACGGTGCTGGCTGGCATTGCGCTGTTCACCGGTGCCTTCCTGGTCCATGCGGTGCTGGCCCTGGCGGTGGCGCAACGCCTGCCGCAACTGGCCCTGCTGGGCGTGCTGGGCGTGCCGGCGGCCCTGCGGCGGCGGCTGGTGCTGGCGGAATCGGCACTGATCGGCGGCTTCGGCAGCGTCGCCGGCCTGTTGATGGGCGCCGGCCTGGCCTGGTTGGCGCTGCGCCTGCTGGGCGGTGACCTGGGCGGCGGCTACTTTCCCGCGGCGGCCGAGCAGGGCCGAGGCCTGCAAGTGGGCCTGGCGGCGACGCTGATCCACGGCAGCCTGGGCCTGGGCGCGGCCCTGGTCGGCGGCTGGGGGCCGGCGCGCGCGGCCGAAGGCCTGGCGCCGACGCAGGTGCTCAAGGGCGTGGCCACGCTGGACGGGCCCGCCGCCAGCCGCCTGCGCGCCTGGGCCGGCCCGCTGCTGCTGCCCGCCGGCCTGTTGCTGAGCCTGCTGCCGCCTTTGGCCGGGCTGCCGCTGGGCGCCTACCTGGGCATTGCCTTGATGCTGCTGGGCGGCATCGCCTGCGTGCCGGGCCTGGCCCGGCTGCTGCCCGCGCCGGCCTGGGCGCAGGGCCCTGCCCGCGCGCCCGGGGCGGCCGGCTGGCACACCTTGCTCGGCCTGGCGCTGGCGCGCGCGCGGCGCCAGCGCGGGCAGGCCACGGTGGTGGTGGCGGGCGTGGTCGCCAGCCTGGCGCTGTCGGTGGCGCTGACGGTGATGGTCGGCAGCTTCCGCGGCGCGGTCAGCGACTGGCTGGATGCTGTGCTGCCCGCCGCGCTCTATGCCCGCCTCGCACCCGTGGCCGGCGAAACCCCGCCGCTGCCCCCCGGCCTGCGCGAGGCCGCCGCCGCCCTGCCCGGCGTGCGCGGGGTCGACACCCTGCAAAGCCTGGCGCTGCAGATCGATCCCGCCCGCCCGGCGGTGATGCTGATCGCCCGAAGCCTGCCCGAGCGGCCGGAAGACGCCCTGCCGCTGATCGGCCCGCCCTGGCGCGGCCGGGCGCCCGAGCCGGCCGTCTGGGTCAGCGAGGCCTTTGCCCGCCTGCACGGCAGCCAGCCGGGCGACCGCCTGCTGCTGCCCCTGCCCGACGCGGCCGGCCGCCACCGCCCGGTGGCCTTGCGCGTGCACGGCATCTGGCGCGACTACGCCCGCCAGCACGGCGCGCTGGTGATCGACCGCCGCGATCACCTGGCCCTGGGCGGCCGCGACGACGCGCAGGACCTGGCGATCAGCCTGGACGAAGGCGTCTCGGCCGATGCGGTGGCCGAGGCCCTGCGCGCTGCCGCCGCCCGCCTGCCCGGCGGCCAGGGCCTGGAGCTGCAGCGCGCCGACGGCATCCGCCAGCTCTCGCTGGACATCTTCGACCGCAGCTTCGCGATCACCCGCTGGTTGCAGGCCGTGGCCATTGGCATCGGCCTGTTCGGCGTGGCCGCCAGCCTGTCGGCCCAGGTGCTGGCCCGGCGGCGCGAGTTCGGCCTGCTGCTGCACCTGGGCTTCAGCCGCCGCCAACTGCTGGGTCTGGTGACGGCCGAGGCGGCGGTCTGGGCCCTGCTCGGCATCGTGCTGGGCCTGGCCCTGGGCCTGGCGATCGCGGCCGTGCTGATCCTCGTCGTGAACCCGCAGAGCTTTCACTGGACGCTGCCGATGCAGATCGACCCCCTGCCCCTGGCCGGCCTGGCCCTGGCCGTGCTGGCCGCCACCGTCGCCGCGGCCGCGGCCGCGGCCCGGCGCGCCCTGCGGGTCGACCCGGTGCGGGCCGTGCGCGAGGACCTGGGATGA
- a CDS encoding FkbM family methyltransferase: MKQVLLRSGLGGWLLGLRDRVSLLRTAWRSPEAVGTVANDVLSTYLITRLCAPGKVFIDIGSHIGSILAEVQRHCPQARVIGVEAMPDKAENLRRSFPGVEIFQCALGNATEEVSFYVNELASGYSSLARPEGTSARIREIKVPLRRLDELRDFTDVDAIKIDVEGAELGVVLGGQRTLGANKPVIMFESGPGDDAVKKALWTAFSDMGYGIHMPNRLAHRDEPLSLSTFMDSHVYPRFSTNYFAVPRERRAEMRDRARRVLGMPADAA; the protein is encoded by the coding sequence ATGAAGCAAGTTCTCTTGCGTTCGGGTTTGGGGGGTTGGCTGCTGGGCCTTCGTGACCGGGTCAGTTTGCTGAGAACCGCATGGCGCAGCCCGGAGGCCGTCGGCACGGTCGCCAACGATGTCCTTTCGACCTATCTCATCACCCGGCTTTGTGCGCCCGGCAAGGTGTTCATCGACATCGGCTCGCACATCGGTTCCATTCTTGCGGAAGTCCAGCGGCATTGCCCGCAGGCTCGGGTGATCGGGGTTGAAGCCATGCCCGACAAAGCTGAAAACCTGCGCCGCTCCTTCCCCGGCGTCGAGATCTTCCAGTGCGCGCTTGGCAATGCGACCGAGGAAGTCAGCTTCTACGTCAACGAGCTCGCCTCGGGCTACAGCTCGCTCGCCAGGCCCGAAGGGACGTCTGCGCGGATTCGCGAAATCAAGGTGCCGCTCAGGCGGCTTGATGAGCTTCGGGACTTCACCGACGTCGATGCCATCAAGATCGACGTCGAGGGGGCGGAACTCGGTGTCGTACTTGGCGGCCAGCGAACCCTGGGCGCCAACAAGCCCGTGATCATGTTCGAAAGCGGCCCGGGCGATGACGCCGTCAAGAAGGCGCTGTGGACGGCTTTCTCCGATATGGGCTATGGCATACACATGCCCAATCGCCTCGCGCACAGGGACGAGCCGCTGAGCCTCTCGACCTTCATGGACAGCCACGTCTACCCGCGCTTCTCGACCAACTACTTCGCCGTGCCCCGGGAGCGCCGCGCCGAGATGCGGGATCGCGCCCGGCGGGTGCTGGGCATGCCGGCTGACGCCGCGTGA